From the genome of Megachile rotundata isolate GNS110a chromosome 3, iyMegRotu1, whole genome shotgun sequence:
CCGATACTAAATGCGATGGCATATGTGGTGAAGCAGTTTGAGATTTTCTACTTTTCTCGCCTTTTCTCCATAACGTTATTTCCTATAAGAAAGATATACTTGTAGTACTTTGTCCAATAAAGATTAACAGTGTACAGATGCATTTCGCAGCTTACTTGTTGCTTAAAATATCTACGATCTTCTTCATCCATAAGAACTAAATTAAGGTAGTATCTAACACTGAACTTTTTATTGATGTCGCGCATTGTGGGTGCCAAATCATACCCTGCTAGAAACACTCTTATTGGAATAGATTCACCACGAACAGGTGCACCATCCATTATTTCATACTTTGCTATAGTTTCATTTTCCGTAAATGTATGTGGTCCTGCAAATATgtattctaattataattattgaattaataagttgtaaaaaaataaataactggaaaataaaatactttctcTAAAGAGTGTATTAggaattataataatactaaaattataacaaagaaTATTACAGCTACTTATATGTTAATTATACAGTACCAGAACCTGTGGTTTCCCGTTTTATTATGGCAATTTCCATGTGTTTGATTTTTATTCTAACCAGAAGGAAATATATCTTCCCAACAATAACATCCTTTAAATGAtacctaaaaatataaatacaaattaataattgtataaaaactTGTTATTAAATGTGTATTAATATGACAATGTAACTCACTTGCTTTTATTATACTCAAATTCGATATGCAAACAGTCTTCAATTCCAACTTCCATTTTAATAGGATTATTCATATCGGGATAGGAACTAAGAGTATGCACAACTAATTCAAGTTCTTTAACGATATCACTAAGTCTTCGAACAATTGTCACTTTGAGAAAATATCTTAGCCGTACATTGGATCCTGTGTAGCTTTCAAATGGTTtttccacatttgcaaattcaaaagtATACACTGTATTATGAGTTAATTCTCCTGGCCTAGCTAATTCTTTaaccaaatttgtgaattcatgATGATTTCCTCTGTCATAATATAATTCAATTTGTCCAATAAATTCTACCTTCACACCCTGATGCTCCAATTTACCAGCCTTTCTAAGACTAATATTAATCTGcaaataacaaaaatgaattataacGTGTGACAGATAAATCAGTCAACTTTCAGCTTATAGTTTACGCTTGAACATTTGAAGTTTTCGATGGTACTAAATATACATCACACTCCTTGTTGGTACATTTTGTTTCATACTTTCTTTGATCATTCAAAAAGAATTTTTACCTTCCCAGAAACGGTTTCACCGTCATAATATAACAAGTGGCGCTCTTTTTTGCCATCTTCCGATTTAATGTCTGCAGTCTTCCTGGTCTCTGCACCATCCAAAGTGATCTCTATGTCGGCCGACTGACCAAATCCAAAGAAActctacaaaaaatataaaaaaaataaaagaaaaacgttGCAAAAACGATCAATTGTCATAACGATCTCATCAAGTATTTCCAGTCGGAGAATTTATCAATCAAAAAGTAACATACCATTTTTCGTAAAAAAGgatcaccctgtataaatgATCACACGTTTTGTTATAATAATGTTTGCGCTAACAAGACCAACGTGTGAAATCAAtgaaaaatcctcaaatgtaacatttttttcaCTTGAAAACGAGAAAAGTTGGGTTATTTTTTACTTGCTTCCTCCCAAAAGTCACAAGTAGCCAATATGGCTGCGCACTGTGTCCCCCACCCCTAATATGTACTGTCAAACTTGCAGTCGCGTGCAAGAATACAACAGACGATGTTAGAACCGGTAGTATCTAGTATCCTTTAAGTTCATTCTTATTACTTATTAAACTTTCCTTGATCTCGATTGAATAACACGATGCACTCGGGTCGCAAATATTTCTGGGGGATACGGTAGTGGGCACGGTaggcttccctagggaaaatggcaatGTAGGGGAAAGAGGCCCCACTGTGCGGATTGTAAtcggcaaatttttaaattgacacattatcaaattcgaaaatgtacaaatttaagaatttacaaaatttggaacttaaaaattcaaagattttggagtttgggaatttgaaaaatttggaaacttggaaattttaagttcACATATTCGATTTTCCAAAATCGAAAGCAAATGATGGGAGGGTCCTCCCCTTAAACTAGTTTTTAGCAAAAGGAAGCCTACATTGCACCCCTGTCCGACCAAATACATATCAGGTGTGTTCGTAACAAATCTTTCAATGGCGATTATTGATGACGTTTAGAAATCAAACTATCTCGCTTTACATGTGATAACGCACTCGAGTTCCATTTGCGGTTCATTTACTGTACAACACTAGGTTTGAACCGTTATGAGGAGGCGATTGTTAAATACTTGGAGAAGGTTTTAGATATGTTATTAACATAACACTTTGTGGATGAACATCCATGCTCGGCATAATTGCTGAAGAGGTGACAaggaaaaaatcaattttatcagCAGGTGTTCATCTTATATGCATAAAAAATATCATAATGAAGAAAATTGAACTAAAAGTTGATAGATATATCATTAGTGTAGGTGTTGAATTCAATACTTATTTCTTAGGTTATAATAGTTCTTCATGATTCAGAGTTCATCTTTCAAAGTTCATCTTACTAAAATTAACTTCCTATAaatttgctgttattattatttataatattgtttaacTTTTCACTGATGATTTCGTCGATTTTTTATTGCAGGCAAAGAGTCATGGTTATGTTAGTAAACATTATTGATGTCCCTTTGCATTATTATTAACCAAGAAAATAGTAAATAGGCGCAAAACATGGATTATGATTACATGTCTTTTCATAGAGAAAAAGATGTTCATAATAAATGTTATGGTGGAAGATTATGGTGCATTAAAGTATGTTTCAGTGTTTCACTACACTGATTTTTATATCGATAGTTTAGTGTACTAATATTGTGTTTACTTTTTGTGGAATTTCGTTCTTAACTTTATTATCTTTTGCAGGATATATGTGGTATTATCTGTGCAGTTTTAACATGGTTGTTAATAATTTATGCAGAATTTGTAGTAATGGCAGTGATTCTTATACCTACAATAAACACTTTATATTCTAGTTTACACACAgtgatatttcaattattaactTTCCTAGCTTTCGCATCTCATCTAAGAACAATGCTCACAGATCCAGTAAGTAAACGGATAATATTCAAACAGTTTTGTGGAAATGTAGTCATCGGTGAATAAAAGAaagtatgttatatgtatagggTGCTGTTCCCAAAGGGAATGCTACTAAAGAAATGATAGAACAAATGGGATTTAGGGGTGGTCAGGTTATTTTTAAGTGTCCAAAGTGTTGTTCTATTAAACCAGATAGAGCACATCATTGTTCTGTTTGCCAAAGGtaactttataataaatatcttgATTATAATTCTCGAGATAGCAAAATATAGATAATGGATATATAAATCATTTGTTCATAGATGTATTAGAAAAATGGATCATCATTGTCCATGGGTTAACAATTGTGTCGGAGaaaataatcaaaaatattttgtattatttacgGTAAGCTTCATTGCATATAGCAATTAAAAGTGGTATAAAAAATCCATTTTGACCAAATATATTTCAGTTCTACATTGCTGGAATGTCATTGCaatctttatttttatgtatacaaCAATTTACAACTTGTGTGAGACAAGAGTGGAAAGAGTGTTCTACATTTAGTCCACCTGCAACTGTGGTATTGTTACTTTTTTTGGCTTTTGAAGCTCTTTTATTTGCTATTTTTACCGCTGTAATGTTGGGGACACAATTACAGGCAATTTGGAACGATGAAACTGTAAGTACATGTTAtctcacttttcaaatttttattaattttacgattatcgattaaattttgttaatatcgaTTACAGGGTATTGAACAACTTAAAAAGGAAGAAGCGAGATGGGTTCGCAATAGCAGATGGAAATCTATTCAagctgtatttgggagattttctATCGCTTGGTTCTCGCCTTTTACGTCGCCTCCAAAGGGAAAAACAAAGTTAGATTCTTATTTGTATTCAGTGTAATATGTAATGGTACGTGGTTGTATCCCAGGGATATTTAATACTtgtaaatataatgtaattgtGACGTATCATGAATTCATGTGCAAGTGAAcagaatatttgtaattttatactgTTACCTAACATTCTTATTTTGTCGTGACCACTCTAAGAAGTAGCTAAAAAATGATcaatatttaatgtatattttatttatcaaaatataaaGGTTTGTGAATTCGCAAACATACATCAACTACGTATGTTTCCCGGGAAGCTTGTATATTAGTGTACCGATATCATTGTATTGTGATAATGCCAgatgttttcaaatattttactcaTGATACACCGCAACGTATTTATTGTACCAATGTAACATGCATTTTAAGATATAATATGTGCGATAATGAACATACTGAACAAGACATTAATTTCACATCATGAGTTTTGATAAATTTGGCAACCGATCGATGTTTTGCACCGTTTAGATAAAGTACATTGCACATTGTGATAGTAGTGTATTCCATTAACAAAGGAAACTAGTTTATTCGCATTGCGTTACAAagattaatataatttctattttttaacgACAGCTTAAAACAGACAAT
Proteins encoded in this window:
- the Vps26 gene encoding vacuolar protein sorting 26 isoform X2, translating into MSFFGFGQSADIEITLDGAETRKTADIKSEDGKKERHLLYYDGETVSGKINISLRKAGKLEHQGVKVEFIGQIELYYDRGNHHEFTNLVKELARPGELTHNTVYTFEFANVEKPFESYTGSNVRLRYFLKVTIVRRLSDIVKELELVVHTLSSYPDMNNPIKMEVGIEDCLHIEFEYNKSKYHLKDVIVGKIYFLLVRIKIKHMEIAIIKRETTGPHTFTENETIAKYEIMDGAPVRGESIPIRVFLAGYDLAPTMRDINKKFSVRYYLNLVLMDEEDRRYFKQQEITLWRKGEKSRKSQTASPHMPSHLVSAETGFPQGAAQNGPPSAPPSIQSGQLPSGNITNVEDTPAPIEGMTREEGDGEGEKEVNPESN
- the Vps26 gene encoding vacuolar protein sorting 26 isoform X1, with the translated sequence MSFFGFGQSADIEITLDGAETRKTADIKSEDGKKERHLLYYDGETVSGKINISLRKAGKLEHQGVKVEFIGQIELYYDRGNHHEFTNLVKELARPGELTHNTVYTFEFANVEKPFESYTGSNVRLRYFLKVTIVRRLSDIVKELELVVHTLSSYPDMNNPIKMEVGIEDCLHIEFEYNKSKYHLKDVIVGKIYFLLVRIKIKHMEIAIIKRETTGSGPHTFTENETIAKYEIMDGAPVRGESIPIRVFLAGYDLAPTMRDINKKFSVRYYLNLVLMDEEDRRYFKQQEITLWRKGEKSRKSQTASPHMPSHLVSAETGFPQGAAQNGPPSAPPSIQSGQLPSGNITNVEDTPAPIEGMTREEGDGEGEKEVNPESN
- the LOC100876138 gene encoding palmitoyltransferase ZDHHC3; this translates as MDYDYMSFHREKDVHNKCYGGRLWCIKDICGIICAVLTWLLIIYAEFVVMAVILIPTINTLYSSLHTVIFQLLTFLAFASHLRTMLTDPGAVPKGNATKEMIEQMGFRGGQVIFKCPKCCSIKPDRAHHCSVCQRCIRKMDHHCPWVNNCVGENNQKYFVLFTFYIAGMSLQSLFLCIQQFTTCVRQEWKECSTFSPPATVVLLLFLAFEALLFAIFTAVMLGTQLQAIWNDETGIEQLKKEEARWVRNSRWKSIQAVFGRFSIAWFSPFTSPPKGKTKLDSYLYSV